The Schistocerca nitens isolate TAMUIC-IGC-003100 chromosome 2, iqSchNite1.1, whole genome shotgun sequence nucleotide sequence GCTGCTGGTCTAAGCCAGAACCAGGTGTGTGTGGATTAAAGGGAGATGCTGCTCCTGGTGTCACAGGACTATAAACCAATGGAGATGGAGTGGCATACTGAACACCACTAGTTGGAGATGGTGTGTAGCCTGAAGGACTTGGAGTTGCAACATAGGCAGAGGGAGTGCCACGGTAACCAGGTGGAGAAGGCGACGGCTGATATGGAGAGTATGAATTGTCTGAACCATACATAGTTCCTGGTGTCTGAGGAGTAAGTGGACCTCCTGGCTGATAAGCAGGTGTACTGGGATTGTAAGTGGGTGAAGGAGAAGCATCATCAATTGGATAGCTATCAAACTCATTAGGTCGGCGAGGAGTATTTGCAATAGTTGGATCCCATGCTCCTAATCTTCCTGGTGTCTGTGATCCATCATGAGAAGGTGTCATGCCACCAAAATGTGGTGTGCGAGAACCTGCATCATATATGGGTGTCTGGGAGCCGTGCATCGGAGTTTTGCTGCCGTCACGATATACAGGGGTTTGTCCTCCACCATATGCTGGTGTTCGGCTGTATGATGAGAATGAACCGTCCCTTGTTGGAGCACCCACTACAGCAATGTGAGACCTATCAACAGAGATGGTTTGGCAAGTTGAATGCAGCTCAACTCTGGCAGTTGATTCTGTTGCAACTTTAACAATTCCAACATTTCCTTTGTAGGGTCCAccagtaatttttattgtctgacCAATTAATTCTCGATCTCTTCTCATACCACCGCCACGACCTCTACCTCTCGCACCCCCACCACGAGCACCTCCACTTGGATGCATTGGAGAGGATATGTGAGGTGACATGAAACCTGGAAAGCCACTGTCCAAACCACCAGATGTGTTGGAGTTTTTGTTACCACCAGCGAGCTGCAAATGACGTGTTTTGCAAACAAAAATACCACCATTGTCTAAATACATTCTCGAATGGAGGAACGCATAATTTCtatacaaatgttttatttcaccATCACGGCCAGCATGAGGCCCATCTATTACCTTCACAATATCTTTTCTCTGAATTGTATTTTGATCATAATCAAGTGCTACAGTATACCTTGACTCCTTCCTTTTTTGTAATGCTTGAGGTTTTGCCTCTACTACTTTGCCTTGCATACTTAAGACATGGAAATTCTCTCTCTCCAATCTGACGATAACACCAACAGTCTGTGGATCCAACTGCACACAGTCACCCCATTGATACTGGCCCAATGAATCAACACCTGTAGCCATATCTGGACTCAACTGAATATCTTTAGGGAGAACCTCTAGTTCATGCATTGTGAGATCTGAAAAGAGAACAACACGATTCTCTTCGACTCTTACTATAAGGCCAGTGTCTCCTTCATATCGCCCGGCAATGACCTTCACGTGATCTCCCATACGGAAATATTTTCGCAATTCTGATGCTACGAACTCCAGAGGTTCTGTAAGTGCCTCATGCTTAGGCATAACGGTTATCATGTTGCCATCTATGGTCAAAATTTTACCTTGAAGGTTCATCAATTCACCTTCACAAACTTCAACATTATCTCCTGTTGAGAATGAATGTGTTGTTGCATCATCTTTTGATGCTGTGGTTGGTAATTCAATATCAATTCCTTCTGGAGCTTCTTCAAACTTTTCTAGCTCCGACAATGTTGGTTTGACACCATCTGCAACTATGGCACTCATTGTAAAATTTTTATACAGAAATCCTTTCCTGGAGTACCTGTTTCCTTCAAAGATAAGGAAATCTCCATCACTTGTAACTTCACCCCCAATAGCCCTAATTGCCTCAGGATCAAATGGTTTTGCTGGCGGGCGAACTTTCTTCTTACGTTTTGCAGAATCAGTATCAGGCTGTGAAGTCCTTAAGGCACCTCTCAGTCTCGTGTAGTCAATCCTAGGAAGTAACTTAAGGTGCACTTGATTCTGTGCTAAATCAACATAGTCCACCTGAGCAATGTCATCCCTATATATGCTTCGTTTTAGGCGAACCCACTGCTTAGGTTTCAGTCCAATCTGTTCCTTTACCACTCTTAGAACATCTGTCATTTCCTTTATGGGAACCATCTGCTGTTGCCATTGTCCCATCCTAAGATTGCCAACATTCTGAATAGCAGCTTTCACGTGGGGTTGCTTGTAAGCTTCAATGTAAATATATCCCTTCACATGCTCTGGTGCAACGACAGATTTTATCTGCAAGGGTTCATTAGTGAATTGATAAGCAATAAATTTTCTCATAAGCAGCAAAGCTGTATTTTTCTCCTCTCCTATGCGACATTTAACCATCCACAAGTTTGGATCTTTAACACCAGGCAATAATGTCTGCTGTGTGATCTCATCAGACATTTCTTCACCTCCATCACCAAAATGCCTGGCAGCAATAGATTCATCAGCATATTTCTTTCGTAAATATTCTTCAATTTCATCTTCTTTCTGGGAGTCCCAAAGATTGGTGCCTCGGCGTCTTCCTTCAATCTCACGAGCCGTGGGTCCATGTTCATCAAATTCATTCCCTACAATTCCTATTTCCTGGGCTCCTTCCTCCCATTCATCCTCATCTTCAACCTCATCATCTACCTCAGCTTCATCAATAATAAATCCTCCAAAAcgatctttcttctttttcttacgtGGTCGGTCATCTTCCTCTTCATCCTCCTCTTCATCGTACTCATcttcatcttcctcctcctcctcttctgaattAAGATCTTCTCCTTCTGGCTCCTGCTCATCTtcaacttcttcctcctcctcaccaGGTCCTGCTTCTTCTGCTTCATCATCACGAGTGGAGCGGCGACTTCGACCAGACTTCTCCGACCTCTCTGACCTCTGGTCATCGTCTGAGGCATTTCCATCATCTGACTGGTTATCAGCATCTGATTGGTTACCATCTGACTGGTTACCAACATCTGACTGATTGCCAGCATCTGATTGATTACCAACATCTGACTGATTACCAACATCTGACTGATTACCAGCATCTGACTGATTGTCATCGGACTGGTTACCGCCATCAGATTGCATTTCTGCATCTGAGTCATTCTCACCACCCGACCTGTTACCAACGTCGGACTGGTTGCCTGCATCTGACTGGTTTCCATCATCTTCGTCCCCTGAGCCTACATCACTTCCACCTCCAGCATCAGATCTTGCATCTTCAGCTTCTGAATCACTTCCTTGAATGCTTCCTCGGTCGCTCTCATTGTAAGAATTACTGCTGGCTTCAGAATCCGACATGATATGGGATTCTGAAACAAATCAAAGAATAAAGGTTTTAATTAGCTTAAAAGATTACTATTTAATTTTTGTTATACCTACAGATAAGTCATTAGTTCAAAGTATTACGATCACGGCTCTGGCCAAAAGCGAAAAGAGCTCAGACTCATtccatgtgaaaataaaattgttcTGAGAGCTACTCTTCTACATAAAACTCTATGATTAGACACACACTACCAACACACAATCTGTAGCCTTTGCTGCCTAACTATTAAACCGTCAAAGGCTGAAGCGGCAACCACTTAGCACAAAAATTCCAAGTGACATCAGCAATCATACCACTTTTTGGCTTCAACTGTTAATCTTCATTATTGCTACACTAGTGTTACAGTACAGTTCCTAAAATTCTCACGGTGACAATCATACTTACCAGTTGAGACAGCCACATTAATTTTGGTTTATTGCTGCATGGAAATTGTACATGTGGTACAGATGTTGCTTAAGCTCTCTGCTGACATTATAAGACAAGCTGGcaccagttctctctctctctctctctctatctctatctatctatctgtctgtctgtctgtctgtgggaCAATTATGTCAACTCAGGTAACAAGTTTCTTCTTTGTAACTGTACAAGGTTTGGTAAGGTAGATGAAGAGGTAAATGCCAGCAAAAGTGTGGAATTCAGCCCCTGGAAGTTTTTTCGTCAACTGTCACTTTATCCCCTTTGGAATGAGTTGTTAATAAGAAAAAACCAAGTTGGATCATGGTTTAGAAACTGTGTTTAACTACAGGTATCTTTAATTGGCTCAATAAGTCATTTCGAAAGTCAGAGACGGGTAAGGGCACCTCACCTCCACTAGGACTACGCTCAGTGAAGCAGAGGTGCTGTTCAAATCAGCCTTCGGGTTGAGAACCACTTTACTAACTATAACACAATCTTGTTTCTATGATGAGCTGTCGAAGTATTTATTATAAACCCAAACAAATAGTTACGCAGTTAATTTTCTTTGCTTGTTTGTTTGCATGTACATGCCTGTAGCCATGGTACACACTGAAGTCGTTGCACCACAGTACCGTAACATGTCGCTACAGgggccaaaacaaaatggcacagcctACTGATAACATGGAGTATCAAGTGGTAGGCCCTAAATCAAATTCTGCATTTGGACATGAACAATGCTGTTTCTACAAACACTCACTTGAACTGAAGCAGTTGCTAAAATGCCTTAAGCTGTGTCAGGCCAATTCATCATTCAGAGGAGGTCTTTAGCTGCCTAATAACCATAGATGAGTGCTGGGTGTATCACTACGAATTCAAGACAAAGGAGGAAAGCAAATTGTGGACACGTGGCTTCACCAATGCCAAAGATGTCAGGCGAGGTGATGTCAAaggtctttttttttgggggggggaggggggtagcctGCCATAGCTTGGTGCTAATGAATGAACTATACCTGTCAGGAGAAAACAGTCATATGCGCATATTACCATTATTTCCTGAGGGGCTACAGGAGCAACATGTGAAGCAGTCTGAGGAGGTGTTTGGCTCCACGGCAATGGGCCAGCTCACTCTGCATGGGTTACAGTCACACATTGCTGCTTCTTTGGACCCTCAGATTTTGCCGCATCTTGCCATGTTCTTCTGACACGGCACCCAGTGACTGCTGCTTCTTTCATCAGGAACAATGAACTGCAGATTTCTACACCCAACGACTCTTGTCAAGTCTTCCACCACTGGGAAAAATTTGTTGCATTGAAGTATGCATATGTTGGAGGAGGACTAACAGCATCACCCAGTTTCATTAACACAGCTTGATTTTTTCCACGTGATAATCAAAACTTATTGACTAATCACACATACACTCTCATATTTTATATATTCTTTCAATACATTTAAGGAAAAAGCAGCAATATGAGTAATAACATGACAGCAATGATGAGATCAGCAGACACTGTACATAACCCCTCATttacttcctcatccttccccagtCAGTTATGATTTTTGAAGGGAACTATCtgagcatttgccttaagtgatataGGTACACCACatagaacctaa carries:
- the LOC126235964 gene encoding transcription elongation factor SPT5, yielding MSDSEASSNSYNESDRGSIQGSDSEAEDARSDAGGGSDVGSGDEDDGNQSDAGNQSDVGNRSGGENDSDAEMQSDGGNQSDDNQSDAGNQSDVGNQSDVGNQSDAGNQSDVGNQSDGNQSDADNQSDDGNASDDDQRSERSEKSGRSRRSTRDDEAEEAGPGEEEEEVEDEQEPEGEDLNSEEEEEEDEDEYDEEEDEEEDDRPRKKKKKDRFGGFIIDEAEVDDEVEDEDEWEEGAQEIGIVGNEFDEHGPTAREIEGRRRGTNLWDSQKEDEIEEYLRKKYADESIAARHFGDGGEEMSDEITQQTLLPGVKDPNLWMVKCRIGEEKNTALLLMRKFIAYQFTNEPLQIKSVVAPEHVKGYIYIEAYKQPHVKAAIQNVGNLRMGQWQQQMVPIKEMTDVLRVVKEQIGLKPKQWVRLKRSIYRDDIAQVDYVDLAQNQVHLKLLPRIDYTRLRGALRTSQPDTDSAKRKKKVRPPAKPFDPEAIRAIGGEVTSDGDFLIFEGNRYSRKGFLYKNFTMSAIVADGVKPTLSELEKFEEAPEGIDIELPTTASKDDATTHSFSTGDNVEVCEGELMNLQGKILTIDGNMITVMPKHEALTEPLEFVASELRKYFRMGDHVKVIAGRYEGDTGLIVRVEENRVVLFSDLTMHELEVLPKDIQLSPDMATGVDSLGQYQWGDCVQLDPQTVGVIVRLERENFHVLSMQGKVVEAKPQALQKRKESRYTVALDYDQNTIQRKDIVKVIDGPHAGRDGEIKHLYRNYAFLHSRMYLDNGGIFVCKTRHLQLAGGNKNSNTSGGLDSGFPGFMSPHISSPMHPSGGARGGGARGRGRGGGMRRDRELIGQTIKITGGPYKGNVGIVKVATESTARVELHSTCQTISVDRSHIAVVGAPTRDGSFSSYSRTPAYGGGQTPVYRDGSKTPMHGSQTPIYDAGSRTPHFGGMTPSHDGSQTPGRLGAWDPTIANTPRRPNEFDSYPIDDASPSPTYNPSTPAYQPGGPLTPQTPGTMYGSDNSYSPYQPSPSPPGYRGTPSAYVATPSPSGYTPSPTSGVQYATPSPLVYSPVTPGAASPFNPHTPGSGLDQQQLQQEWHTTDIEVRIKDTHEDTGLSGQTGIITGISGGMCSVFLLQEDRTVNILAEHLEPVLPQQGDRVKVILGEEREAVGKLISIDNQDGVVKVESGDVKMLQLRFLCKLRTIH